A region from the Leishmania panamensis strain MHOM/PA/94/PSC-1 chromosome 20 sequence genome encodes:
- a CDS encoding DNAj-like protein (TriTrypDB/GeneDB-style sysID: LpmP.20.5300): MQVLSIELPVLKSGEKALEWPQTQPSTGTDAVAADTPPQLSRWIEAYRVIPQGEAFCHTVALTTQLRHEDARMQKAQADPDVAQQWAAEEADGIAAGAGSNGANNADDDDGAGDSARYQFSSRKKKFVKLTDDDMLIDWYEVLKLEQQDGATDDQIKAAYRRRCLETHPDKQQNHSDELFKQVQRAFDILGDPDTRQTYDSSRPFDDAIPGEQVEVDAFFSTFGPVFERNKKWSSVPAMPSLGTDKTSYAEVLRFYDRWTGFQSWRDFSHLADLVEIDDTMPREEKRYYQRENARHLSHFHKEEQKRIRLLVDRARKNDPRLRRRREEEEEKRLKELREREAFRLQLAAEEERRRAEEVRKRKEREEAKMNAQQEEKQAMREAQTAVLDFFGQHGLLDETPTNKLLADCVRRPNVQWLFSKVANATEAQKLRDVLLACPAERRPRTSNSQTKDMEGDEEVEAVLRFNALIQKMEQHCGVNRYGEAVKKVQDGDATTAAAKKKEAAAVAAKAPVDAGPEWTEEDLSRLQKATAKYPPGTVDRWIKVCNVLRHRFTEEQAVAKVSELTAALHNAGSGNPTAAAASPSHVSAPSPAVSSVENWSLKQQKQLEQGLRDLKDYKEKDKFQKIAKMVESKTAKECFERFKFLCSVNKKK; this comes from the coding sequence ATGCAGGTCTTATCGATTGAATTGCCCGTCTTGAAGTCGGGTGAGAAGGCGCTCGAGTGGCCTCAGACGCAGCCAAGCACCGGCACCGATGCCGTCGCGGCCGatacgccgccgcagctgagtCGCTGGATCGAGGCGTACCGCGTCATTCCGCAAGGAGAAGCGTTCTGTCACACTGTCGCCCTCACGACACAGCTGCGGCACGAGGATGCGCGCATGCAGAAAGCACAGGCTGACCCTgatgtggcgcagcagtgggcCGCGGAAGAGGCCGATGGCAttgccgctggcgcaggcAGCAATGGTGCAAACAATGCAGATGACGATGATGGCGCCGGAGACAGTGCCCGTTACCAGTTCTCTTCCCGCAAGAAAAAGTTCGTGAAGCTGACTGACGACGACATGCTGATTGACTGGTACGAGGTACTAAAACTAGAGCAGCAGGACGGAGCGACTGACGACCAAATCAAGGCAGcctaccgccgccgctgcctggaGACGCACCCCGACAAGCAGCAGAACCACTCTGATGAGCTCTTCAAGCAGGTGCAACGCGCCTTCGACATCCTTGGCGATCCAGACACGCGCCAGACCTACGACTCCTCGCGGCCGTTCGACGACGCCATCCCTGGAgagcaggtggaggtggacgcCTTCTTCAGCACCTTCGGCCCGGTCTTTGAACGCAACAAGAAGTGGAGCAGCGTCCCCGCCATGCCCTCCCTCGGCACAGACAAGACGTCGTACGCCGAGGTGCTCCGCTTCTACGACCGCTGGACAGGTTTTCAGAGCTGGCGCGACTTCTCACACCTGGCGGACCTGGTGGAGATTGACGACACCATGCCCCGCGAGGAGAAGCGCTACTACCAGCGCGAGAACGCGCGCCATCTGAGCCACTTCCAcaaggaggagcagaagcgcatTCGACTTTTGGTTGACCGGGCTCGTAAGAACGACCCACGcctgcgccgtcgccgagaggaggaggaagagaaacgcCTCAAGGAGttgagagagcgagaggcgttccggctgcagctcgcggccgaggaggagcgccgccgcgctgaaGAGGTCCGAAAgcggaaggagagggaagaagcaaAGATGAATGcacagcaggaggagaagcaggcGATGCGTGAGGCACAGACGGCGGTGTTGGACTTTTTTGGACAGCACGGGCTCCTGGACGAGACCCCGACAAACAAGCTCCTCGCAGACTGTGTGCGCCGCCCGAATGTACAGTGGCTCTTTTCCAAGGTCGCCAACGCGACCGAAGCGCAGAAACTGCGCGATGTCCTACTGGCCTGCCCGGCAGAGCGCCGACCGCGCACGAGCAACTCGCAGACCAAGGATATGGAAggggacgaggaggtggaggccgTCTTACGGTTCAACGCGCTCATTCAAAAGATGGAGCAGCACTGCGGTGTGAACCGCTACGGCGAGGCTGTGAAGAAGGTGCAGGACGGCGACGCGaccacggcggcagcgaagaaaaaagaggccgcagcggtggcagcaaaGGCACCTGTCGATGCGGGACCAGAGTGGACGGAGGAGGATCTGAGTCGGCTGCAGAAGGCGACGGCCAAGTACCCACCTGGCACCGTCGACCGCTGGATCAAGGTCTGCAACGTTCTCCGTCATCGCTTTacggaggagcaggccgTGGCCAAAGTGAGCGAGCTaaccgctgcactgcacaaCGCAGGGTCTGGCAaccccactgccgccgccgcctcacccTCGCATGTCTCGGCCCCCAGCCCTGCTGTCTCGTCTGTGGAGAACTGGTCtctgaagcagcagaagcagtTGGAGCAGGGCCTGCGTGACTTGAAGGACTACAAGGAGAAGGACAAGTTCCAGAAAATTGCAAAGATGGTGGAAAGCAAGACAGCCAAGGAGTGCTTTGAACGTTTCAAGTTTCTCTGCTCCGTAAACAAGAAGAAATAA
- a CDS encoding hypothetical protein (TriTrypDB/GeneDB-style sysID: LpmP.20.5310), translated as MQPLQTASINFDPPGGGGGGGPGGGNAFFGRSDPNAMMLQMGLSYGQSILQKHVQQGEAGLAYYMPFICAIRNYFAVDNTYVKRKLIILTVPFFTKYVRKLPAGGESDFGSGGGGAGEATGDQAFGGPSGTSASAYSPASLSTLVGHDGCSSTFAVPSLPLNDVFASDLYIPLMSVITYVVLAAYILGANSPTSSVTAASLISTAWVIGIWFFLEVVVLKAVAYALHVVPNPPLLVLLALCGYKYVLISLGVLLSQFLPPGLLYSSLFILYAIIAHSFFTVRVVGLQYMRVDSRVPPRPRVFTYVAALAQVPASVWLFVRLIYSS; from the coding sequence ATGCAGCCCCTGCAAACTGCATCGATCAACTTCGATCCcccgggcggcggcggcggtggcggcccaGGCGGTGGCAACGCATTTTTTGGTCGCAGCGACCCGAACGCCATGATGTTGCAGATGGGTCTCAGCTACGGGCAGAGCATTCTCCAAAAGCACGTCCAGCAGGGCGAGGCTGGACTGGCTTACTATATGCCTTTCATCTGTGCTATTCGCAACTACTTCGCCGTGGACAATACGTACGTGAAACGAAAGCTGATCATACTCACGGTGCCCTTCTTCACCAAGTATGTCCGCAAGCTGCCGGCCGGTGGGGAGAGCGATTTTggtagcggcggtggtggtgctggggAGGCGACTGGAGACCAAGCCTTTGGCGGCCCGTCCGGCACCTCAGCCTCAGCGTACTCACCTGCCTCGCTCTCTACGCTCGTGGGTCACGACGGCTGCTCTAGCACCTTTGCCGtcccctcgctgccgctgaacGACGTCTTCGCATCGGACTTGTACATCCCTTTGATGAGTGTGATTACCTACGTCGTACTCGCCGCCTACATCCTTGGTGCGAACTCGCCGACGAGCTCCGTCACAGCCGCGTCGCTCATCTCCACCGCCTGGGTGATTGGCATTTGGTTTTTCCTCGAGGTTGTGGTGCTAAAGGCTGTGGCGTATGCGCTCCATGTCGTGCCGAACCCGCCGTTGCTGGTGCTACTCGCGCTGTGCGGATACAAGTACGTTCTTATCTCCCTGGGCGTTCTCCTTTCGCAGTTTCTTCCGCCGGGTCTCCTCTACAGCAGCCTTTTTATCCTGTATGCAATAATAGCACATAGCTTTTTCACCGTTCGAGTTGTAGGGCTGCAGTACATGCGTGTCGACAGTCGCGTACCGCCACGGCCTCGCGTGTTCACCTACGTGGCGGCCCTGGCACAGGTGCCGGCTTCTGTGTGGTTGTTCGTGCGGCTTATCTACAGCAGTTAA
- a CDS encoding hypothetical protein (TriTrypDB/GeneDB-style sysID: LpmP.20.5320), giving the protein MSWNLKGRAAIAALDPPTRHRVLHSQTMTRCANKPLLWVLEELTTLRSLGGLTGPLHRANYFICLVVRLLQICPSVAIARVMLEQDVHKYLRAAALLLIRFIGNMELQREAMHVGWSDYRKLCLYGSDPAQEWKESTSATVAGAGGMATDTFRTLASSMLPLDHYKRPRAEMEMCSGNSNLSGDAQSSEFDRANAHAPEPPRYLLIRMDEFTDYVFGVPPASTASQSKGAEELLKTPASPPIPSTPGASSRTLPGHTFMGLYFPALIV; this is encoded by the coding sequence ATGTCGTGGAACCTCAAGGGACGGGCCGCGATTGCGGCCCTCGATCCGCCCACTCGCCATCGCGTTCTGCACTCGCAGACCATGACGCGGTGCGCCAACAAGCCGTTGCTGTGGGTACTGGAGGAACTGACCACTCTCCGCTCCCTCGGCGGCCTCACTGGTCCCCTGCACAGGGCAAACTACTTTATCTGCCTTGTTGTCCGCCTCCTGCAAATTTGTCCCTCGGTCGCCATCGCGCGGGTCATGCTGGAGCAGGATGTGCACAAGTACCtgcgcgccgcggcgctTCTGCTTATCCGTTTTATCGGAAAcatggagctgcagcgggagGCAATGCATGTGGGGTGGTCAGACTACCGCAAGCTGTGCCTCTACGGATCTGACCCAGCACAAGAGTGGAAAGAGTCGACGTCAGCTACTGTTGCCGGAGCGGGGGGAATGGCGACAGACACGTTCAGGACGCTTGCCTCCTCTATGCTACCGCTGGACCATTACAAGCGGCCACGCGCGGAGATGGAGATGTGCAGCGGTAACAGCAATCTCTCTGGTGACGCACAGAGCAGTGAATTCGACAGAGCCAACGCACATGCGCCAGAGCCACCACGGTACTTGCTGATCCGCATGGATGAGTTCACCGACTATGTCTTTGGTGTACCTCCTGCCTCCACAGCGTCACAGAGCAAAGGTGCAGAGGAGCTCTTGAAGACACCTGCCTCACCACCCATACCATCTACGCCAGGCGCATCCTCTCGTACACTTCCGGGACACACGTTCATGGGACTTTATTTCCCCGCTCTAATCGTGTAA
- a CDS encoding hypothetical protein (TriTrypDB/GeneDB-style sysID: LpmP.20.5330) translates to MQRLDIEQQFRLREAEKTQRQAAETALSLSYLHEEYYAAASNAIILFSGICATTGVLFLASALLIKTRLTNTVRMSFQCSGVSLIPQWTSPSVFSICMAVWMGLLGMQVVCDVLREVAQQHYRTIKETNVSSLADVSLLHRIHVGTVNPHPLWGLSTEITEQYPPLIQWVMTPTALLFAAQYAGMVCIWCYMLFFGRPPEAGLMGALLAFFPSFYEALLLSGNEPHRWVVWVTLVNFTLALVCLWSFGAPLVWREYREVMKELQGHTAQALFKDRSETRKMHARGAARVGGACKKWKQS, encoded by the coding sequence ATGCAGCGCCTCGACATTGAGCAGCAGTTCCGCCTGCGGGAGGCGGAAAAGACTCAGCGCCAGGCAGCGGAAACGGCTCTGTCACTCTCGTACTTGCACGAGGAGTACTATGCGGCGGCTAGCAACGCTATCATCCTCTTCAGTGGTATCTGCGCCACCACAGGGGTGTTGTTTCTCgcatcagcgctgctgatcAAGACAAGGCTGACGAATACAGTCCGCATGAGCTTTCAGTGCAGCGGTGTAAGTCTCATTCCGCAGTGGACAAGCCCCTCAGTGTTCTCCATCTGCATGGCAGTGTGGATGGGGCTCTTGGGGATGCAGGTCGTGTGCGATGTGCTACGGGaagttgcgcagcagcactaccgTACCATCAAGGAGACGAACGTGTCGTCGTTGGCGGACGtttccctccttcaccgCATCCATGTGGGTACAGTGaaccctcaccctctctggGGGTTGTCAACGGAAATCACCGAACAGTACCCGCCACTCATACAGTGGGTCATGACAccaacagcgctgctgtttgcGGCGCAGTACGCGGGGATGGTTTGCATCTGGTGCTACATGCTCTTCTTTGGACGACCACCGGAGGCTGGTTTGATGGGTGCTCTCCTTGCCTTCTTTCCAAGCTTCtatgaagcgctgctgctgagcggcaACGAGCCACATCGCTGGGTGGTGTGGGTGACTCTTGTGAATTTTACGCTTGCCCTGGTGTGTCTCTGGAGCTTTGGTGCACCTCTGGTGTGGCGCGAGTACCGCGAGGTAATGAAGGAGCTGCAAGGCCACACGGCACAGGCGCTTTTCAAAGACCGATCGGAGACGCGCAAGATGCACgctcgcggtgctgctcgggTTGGTGGCGCATGTAAGAAGTGGAAGCAAAGCTGA